A stretch of Lysinibacillus agricola DNA encodes these proteins:
- a CDS encoding phage holin yields MKINWKVRLQHKQFWVSLIALLLVLANQIAGIFNIDITIYNDQVTAISETVLSILGLLGIIIDPTTSGASDSSQALNYGAPRKDEN; encoded by the coding sequence ATGAAGATTAATTGGAAAGTACGTTTACAACACAAACAGTTTTGGGTGTCATTAATTGCATTACTACTTGTGCTTGCGAATCAAATAGCGGGCATTTTTAATATCGATATTACAATTTACAACGACCAAGTTACAGCTATTTCAGAGACAGTTCTAAGCATTTTAGGTTTGCTTGGTATTATCATCGACCCAACAACTTCAGGTGCATCCGACAGTTCACAAGCGCTCAATTATGGCGCTCCAAGAAAGGATGAGAATTGA
- a CDS encoding DUF4177 domain-containing protein produces the protein MNWEYKVFTFIPKVNDRQIPNVDESLINLLNENGSDGWELVSAIQEESKNDTNIKLFFKRHKE, from the coding sequence ATGAATTGGGAATATAAAGTTTTTACCTTTATACCGAAAGTAAATGATCGTCAGATTCCGAATGTTGATGAATCATTAATTAATCTTCTAAACGAAAACGGTTCTGATGGGTGGGAATTAGTTTCTGCAATACAGGAAGAATCAAAGAACGACACAAATATCAAATTGTTTTTCAAAAGACATAAAGAATAA